Proteins from a genomic interval of Gemmatimonadota bacterium:
- a CDS encoding ribonuclease H-like domain-containing protein produces the protein MGVPFRLRQAHIDMLHVGRRIWGRQLPNCKLQTLEQYICRRTRQGDIPGAEIPNAYHRFVKSGNAVQMRDILHHNVLDLLTTTEVLLRVVEGEREV, from the coding sequence TTATGGGCGTGCCGTTCCGGCTGCGACAAGCACATATCGATATGTTGCATGTGGGACGTCGCATTTGGGGCAGGCAGTTGCCCAATTGCAAGTTGCAGACTCTGGAACAATATATTTGCCGCCGCACCCGGCAGGGCGATATTCCAGGCGCGGAGATTCCCAATGCGTATCACCGGTTTGTCAAGTCGGGAAATGCCGTGCAAATGCGCGATATCTTGCATCACAATGTGCTGGATCTGCTGACGACGACAGAGGTGTTGTTGCGTGTGGTGGAGGGGGAGAGGGAAGTGTGA